Below is a window of Nitrospiria bacterium DNA.
GAAACCTTCCGACTCTTTCAGCTTCTGATAACTCCCAAGCGCGATCTCTCCCTCCGGCCCCCGCAGCCGCGGGTGTTCCACCGGTATCTTCTGATCCCCGATATAGACCGACCCAGGCTGGCTCGCCCATTTGGCAATGTCAGAACTGAAAGGTCGGTAGTCTGGCCCGGCGATCTCCTCCCGCTCGATGTACATGATCGTCTCTGCCATCATCCTACCCAGATCCTTCATGCAGGCGTCAAATCCCTGCTTGCCTCTCGCAACAAGGTGGTACATTTGATCGATGAGTTCTTGCCTCCCGTATGCGGCCTCAAACCCCCGTATTGCCTTCTTCCTCTTCCTGGTGGTATTCTTCATCAGTGGCTCCTTATCTGACTTTGTTTTCGGTTCCGTGGATTATGCCACGGGGGAGCCACTCTTTCCAATTTCAACTAAAAATAGTATAACCTCGGGGTTAGGAAGGCTAGTATTGGCCAATCAGGTAAATTTAATGGGTTTTAAAGTAATAAAGAATTTTACTTAGTAAAAAAATACTAAGGTTTGTTTAAATTTTTTAAAAAAATACCTCATAAAAAGGTGTTTAAAAAGACGTATTTTCTAAGAAAATTCATAAATAATTTGTTGACAAGTAGTCTTAGCGTAAGTTATATTTAAAAAAGAATTTTTTGATTGATTTCCCCTTTTTTTCTTGATTTAGATCAATATTGGAATAAGGTATTTTTAACAAACGAAAGGGTTTCGTGTAGTTATGGAAAAAAAAGAACGTTATCGTGTAGTTCCGGGTCCTGAAGCCTTTTTGCCCCCTGCCGCAGCTATGATGGGAGTGCAATTACCTGATCCTGGTCAAGGCCATATTGAAGGCAGGATCGTGCCTGAGGAAGAGGCCTTGGAGGAGGCTGCAAGAAAGCTCCTTGGAGCAAAAGTTCCCACAATCCATCCCGGTCCGTTGGTTCTTTGGCATTGGAATGAAAAAGCAGCCCAAAAAGCCACTGCAATTAAGGCTTTAGCCGATGAAATCCCTGCCCGAATTATTCCAATGGCGGATTATCGTCCAAAATATCCAAAAATTGATCCTGCGGTTGAAATTAACCCCAATCACCCCAATTTAACCATCTGGCATAATAAGGAAGATGTTTGCGTCTTTATTGGGGTGCATTGTCACCAAGCCAATCTTTCCCTAAAAATAATTCGAGGGGGAACCAGCTGTTATACCATTGCTTTGTGTGCCCAGGCTGGCCATGAAGATGCCATGCTTACCCTTCGCGATATCAGTCCGGAGAAAATTTGGCGTTTGGTTGAATGGGTAAAAAAATTAAAGGCCAGCGGGGTTAAGAGCCAAGCTTTGCCATATACGCAATTTTCTTTTTCCTCTTCAAAAGCAAAGGGTAATGGAAATCCAAAAAAATAAAGGAATAGCTTCTAAACCAGTAAAGAATAAAATTGAAATAAAAAAAAAAGGGGGCTCCAATGGCTGAAGGAAAAACATTTATTGGTCAAAAAAATAAAAAAGGGCAAACCTTTACAGATCCGAGTCAGTTATTTTTTGAAGCCCCGCGAACCCCAACCTTCCTGACTGGAAGTGAGGTTATTAAAGAGGCCATTCGTCGGGCTAGCGTGGATGTAATGGTGGCCTACCCGATCACTCCTCAGAGTGAGGCGGCTGCCTTGATCGGTGAACTTTATGCAGAAGGTTATGTCGGCGACTATATGAGAGGTGAGAGTGAATTTGCGGTAATGTCTCAATGCGCTGGAGCCGCATTTGGTGGGGCAAGGGTTTTTACCACAACCGCAGGTCCTGGTACTATGCGTGCTTTTGAGAACTTCCCAATGTGGGTAGGCGCCAGACTTCCCATTCAAGTAATCGTCACTTGTCGAGGAATTAATTCTCCTTTAAGTATTCAACCGGATAACCTTGAAATGTATTTCTTGTTGGGAACTGGGATGCTGGTATGGCATGCGGAGACCGCCCAGGAAATTTTTGACTGGATGTTAAAGGCCTACATTGTTTCTGAGCAGCCTGATGTGCATTTGCCGATGGCACTATGTTGTGATGGGTTTTTTGTCACACACACTAAGGACACCGTCATGTTAACGGAACCGGATCTTACCCTTCCCCCTTATGATCCTTACCGATCTCCTGTTGTTTGTATGGATATGGAAGTGCCCCCTGTCCGAATGATGCGAGATCCGTTTATAATGAAGTCAAATTATATCAGCTATATGACTCACGCTTCTTGGCAATTAGAAACCCGTGCTGCTTGTGAACGGTCCCGAAAACACACCATCCCCTTAATCGGGGGACTCATTGAGACCGAAAACATTGACAACGAAATTATCATTGTTGCATCAGGAACTGCCGTTTCTCAGGGCCGTGAAGCGATCCGGCTTTTGGAAGATGAGGGGATTAATGTTGGTTTGGTGAAGGTGAAATCGTTGAGGCCTTTCCCTTATGAAGAAATTCGAGAAGCCACCAAACATGCAAAATATATCTTTGTTCCTGAATTTAATGTGATTGGATGGTTGGCTCAGGAGATTCGTGCAAACATTGAAAGAAATGAACGGGTGATTGCAGGACCCCATGTTGCGGGGGGAATGACCATGCCCCCAGAAGTGATTGTGGAGGAGATCCAAAAAGTAACGAGTAAAGGAAAAACCGTATCCGTTCTTGCCGGACGGGGAAGTTGAGACCCTTTATTATTTTACCTAATGATTCAATTTAAAGAAACTCAAGCTGTAAAGGTTACCCAAAGGAGAGCCCAAAATGAGTAAGGAAAAAATAAAAATTTGTAAGGAATTCTACGATGTTATGCCCCCTGAATACCAGGATCTTGTGGAAAATGCTACATACGGGAAGGAAAATAGAGGCTGGAAAGACATTGGTGTGAATAAAGAGTTAATCGAAGAGCATTCTTTATGTGCCGGATGTCCTGAATCAATGGCTTTTAGATATATTATGGCTTCCCTTCCAAACCCTGAAGATACGGTAATGGTCGGTTCAACCGGGTGCACCAGTTTGGTCTTTCCAATGGTAGCGGTTCATAATATTCACTCTCTCTTTGGAAATCAAAATGCGGTTGCGAGCGGTTTGAAACGTGCCCTGAGTGTTCGATTTCCCAATCAAATAAAGGATGTGGTGGTTCTCGCTGGTGATGGCGCCACCGTTGATATTGGGTTGGATATGACACTTCAGGCCTGGTTTAGGCAAGAAAAATTTACGACCATCTGCTTTGATAATGAGCTTTATGCCAACACCGGAGGACAAGAATCAGGGTTGATGCAGAAAGGGTTTGTTGCCAAAATGGCTCCCGTTGGAAAAACCTTTGAAAAGGTACGTTTGCCTGAAATTGCCCGGGAATCAGGTTGTGTTTATGTTGCAAATCTCACCGCGAGTAAACCTGGATTGGTTGAGCGGGTGATTAGAAATGCCGTTTATCTGGCCCGAGAGGTTGGACCTACCTACATTCAGCTTTATACCCCCTGTATTCTGGAGATAGGAAAAAATTCCATGGAAGGATTGCAGGAGATGCGAGATTCTGAAAAACCCGGTGAGCGATTTAACTATAAGGAATATATTACAGATGAAGCAAAGCAGTATTTGGCTGAAATCGAGGCAAAAAGGAAAGAAAAAGCAGCTTCTCAAGCGGTAACATCTCGTTAAAATTAGGTTAAGCAAGGGGGAGGAGAAAAATGCAGAGAAAAAGAATTACCATTCGGATTTCTGGGCTGGGGGGGCAAGGCGCGGTGACTGCTGCCCATTTAATGGCAATGGCGGCCAATAAAGAGGGAAAATTCTCTATTTCAAATCCTTTTTTTGGCGCAGAAAAGCGGATGGCACCTGCGGAAAGCTATGTTCGAATTGGGACTGAACGGATTTATGACCGTGGCGAACTAGTCTATCCCGATGTGATCATGATTTTCCACCCCCAGGTCATTACCATGCAGAAAAGCTACACGGCTCCCTTTTATTCAGGGATTAAAAAGGATGGCTTAATTATCATCAATACCAGTCAAGAACTCCTGTCGGATGAAGACAAAGCCTTTTTGGCTGAACAAAATGTGTCGGTTTATAATGTAGATGCCACCACGATTGCAATGGAATTTGCAGGGACAGAACTTGCGACCAATATGGGCATGATTGGTTCGCTATGTGGACTTACCAAGGTGGTTGGACTTGAAGCCATGGAAAAAGCACTTCAAGATCGATTTGGAAAGAAATATGTGGCTTCTGGGGGAACTGCAACCTTAGATGAGGCCATTAAGAAGAAATTTGCCAAAAAAGAGCAATTGCTCAAGAAGAATATGGATACTGTCAAAGAGAGCTATGAAAAAGCTATTGCCTGGGCGAAGGCTGAAAACCTCGCATATGCAACTTATTAAATTCAGTTAGGTTAAGGGGGACATCTAAAAAATGTACAATGTTGCTTATGTGGAAGATGAGAAATGTATAGCCCATAAAGGTTGTCGTTTATGTATTATTTATTGTCCAGAAGCCGATTGTATTATCTTAGATACGGAGAAAATGAAAGCGGTAGTTGTGACAAACCGATGTAAGGGGTGCGAATTATGTGTGGTGGTTTGTGATGCCGCAAAACATAACGCCATCTTAATGGCTCCGGTGAATGCTGCAACCGGTGTGATTGATTTAAGTAAATCGAAGGCGGAAGCCGCGGCCCTTGGACAAGCTTATCAAGGATAAGTTTATAATGTTTTGAAACCCCATTGGTTAGGAAACCTTTGGGGTTTTTTT
It encodes the following:
- a CDS encoding carbon monoxide dehydrogenase beta subunit family protein — translated: MEKKERYRVVPGPEAFLPPAAAMMGVQLPDPGQGHIEGRIVPEEEALEEAARKLLGAKVPTIHPGPLVLWHWNEKAAQKATAIKALADEIPARIIPMADYRPKYPKIDPAVEINPNHPNLTIWHNKEDVCVFIGVHCHQANLSLKIIRGGTSCYTIALCAQAGHEDAMLTLRDISPEKIWRLVEWVKKLKASGVKSQALPYTQFSFSSSKAKGNGNPKK
- a CDS encoding 2-oxoacid:acceptor oxidoreductase family protein gives rise to the protein MQRKRITIRISGLGGQGAVTAAHLMAMAANKEGKFSISNPFFGAEKRMAPAESYVRIGTERIYDRGELVYPDVIMIFHPQVITMQKSYTAPFYSGIKKDGLIIINTSQELLSDEDKAFLAEQNVSVYNVDATTIAMEFAGTELATNMGMIGSLCGLTKVVGLEAMEKALQDRFGKKYVASGGTATLDEAIKKKFAKKEQLLKKNMDTVKESYEKAIAWAKAENLAYATY
- a CDS encoding thiamine pyrophosphate-dependent enzyme, which codes for MSKEKIKICKEFYDVMPPEYQDLVENATYGKENRGWKDIGVNKELIEEHSLCAGCPESMAFRYIMASLPNPEDTVMVGSTGCTSLVFPMVAVHNIHSLFGNQNAVASGLKRALSVRFPNQIKDVVVLAGDGATVDIGLDMTLQAWFRQEKFTTICFDNELYANTGGQESGLMQKGFVAKMAPVGKTFEKVRLPEIARESGCVYVANLTASKPGLVERVIRNAVYLAREVGPTYIQLYTPCILEIGKNSMEGLQEMRDSEKPGERFNYKEYITDEAKQYLAEIEAKRKEKAASQAVTSR
- a CDS encoding transketolase C-terminal domain-containing protein produces the protein MAEGKTFIGQKNKKGQTFTDPSQLFFEAPRTPTFLTGSEVIKEAIRRASVDVMVAYPITPQSEAAALIGELYAEGYVGDYMRGESEFAVMSQCAGAAFGGARVFTTTAGPGTMRAFENFPMWVGARLPIQVIVTCRGINSPLSIQPDNLEMYFLLGTGMLVWHAETAQEIFDWMLKAYIVSEQPDVHLPMALCCDGFFVTHTKDTVMLTEPDLTLPPYDPYRSPVVCMDMEVPPVRMMRDPFIMKSNYISYMTHASWQLETRAACERSRKHTIPLIGGLIETENIDNEIIIVASGTAVSQGREAIRLLEDEGINVGLVKVKSLRPFPYEEIREATKHAKYIFVPEFNVIGWLAQEIRANIERNERVIAGPHVAGGMTMPPEVIVEEIQKVTSKGKTVSVLAGRGS